In Oryctolagus cuniculus chromosome 18, mOryCun1.1, whole genome shotgun sequence, the DNA window ACAGGTCACATCATGTTGCTACGGATATTTCCCAAGTTGAATATAGCCACTATTAACTTTACATTCAGTACGTTCTACATATGATGTTGCAGTTAACAACTGGTCCTGTACAATCTCggagctgaaaaattcctgtCCTTGTGATGCCACAGCTGGCATAACACTGTCAGTGCAGGTCATTACTTATGCACTTATGGTGATGTTAGTGTaaattaacctactatgccaccagTTTAATGAAAATATAGCAGTACAATTATGTGCATAATACTTGGTAATAACTGACCTTACTACTGGCATATGTATTTACTTCTTACTGTCATTCTAGAGTGTCTTCTTACTTAGTGTAGAACAGCATGCTGTATTCTGCCAGCAGCAGCCGTATACATCCTGAATTAACCACGTATCTTGATTGCATCAGAGGCCGTGTTAAGTGATTGACTGACACGTCTAGGTTTATGTAAGCATATTCTGACATTCATCAAACAGTGAAATCACCTGATGacgcatttctcagaacatagtCCCATTGTTCAGTGCTGTATGGCTGTGCTTTCCTTCATTCAGTCATACAGCGACTCTGTGAAACAGGTGCTCTTTTTAAACTGGCTTTTCAGGTGAGGAAGTGTAGAGGCTCACAGAAATTACAGAATGGCTGTGCTGACTCAGCTGACAGGTGAATGGCAGAACCAGAATTCCAACCCAGACTGTGTGACTCTGAGCTGAGCGCCCTACAAACAGGGACTGTACCTTTTTTATCATCAGTAGAACCAGGAACACAGTTGGTGCTTAATGCATGTTTGAGCAGAAGGTGTCTCATAAATTAAAAGTTTTCCCCAGAGACCTGCTAGCTGCTTCTCcagacccctgcccccactggctgtcagctctttccttctctgtgtgtgtggatggggCTATTTCCAGGCTGTTGATTTCCGTTTCTATTTTTATACTGGGGACATGGCCTCAGGTACTGGCAATTGGAGATGTGGACTGGAGCCGAGAAGGACTTGTCTGATTGTTCCTCTGACCTGTTTATGCTTCTGTGCCGCATGCAGCACAGAGCTGCTCTGGGTTTGCATTTTACTGGGTGGCTACTGGGATAGTCTATAGATTGTCCGGGAGAGAGTGGGCCCAGAGCTATTGTCTAGGTTGGTGCCGGGGCTCTGTCAGCTTCCTGTGACTGTGAAGCCCCTAGTGGTTGAGGGTCACCAGGAACTTCGGGTTCCTGTGTTTCTTTGGCGCACATTGGCTTCTTTGGTGTCCAGCAAGATCAGTGTAGTGTTCCTAGCCTGGCGCGACTTCTGTCTCCTCCAACCCCATCCCCAGCATTTCTCCAGGCCTTGCCAACTCCTTCCCCAGCGAGTCAGGATAGAGCAGCCTTGTAGCTAGAGCCTTGAGGAGGGGTCTCTCTCACCTGGTTCTGTTTTACACCGCAGCTGCAGAAACTGTTAGATATGTATGATGTTTGAAGCTTCTAGGTCTTTgataatttgttacacagcaataaaaaacttATAAAGGGGCTGGTAGGGATCCCAAATAGCTGGTGGTCAGTATGTCATGGCTTATAGGAATTTGCCAGCCAGCTCTGGGCAAGTGGTTGCAATCTGACAGGTGATAGGGCTCTGCAGTATGTTATGGGGCAGGTCACATGGGCGTGGTTTGTTCACGTCCTCCGCAGATGGTGTGGCGGGGTCCAATACCCAGTGCAAGTAGGACTCAGCTGTCCCTACCTGGGTCTGCGGAAGGCCTTTCTCCTGTCTCCCCAAGCTGTCCCCATCACTTGTCTGGCCTTATCCACCCGTCgacacaacagccacagctgctcAGGCCCTGAGATGGAGTCCTTGTCTGATTTTGTTGTTTGCTGCACTCATTGTCTCCTTTGCCCTGGCGTGTGtggaagcaggggcaggggctagagccttaGCCATGGGGCAATGCGAGACTACAAGGgtctgctgcctcttggggtcaAGTGTGAAGTtcatggcagagccaggactttcttctctCCACCAATTCATGAGCCTCATTCTGGGGTAGGCGACACTGGGGAGAAAAGAATATGGCCTTGACAGGGGTCTTGTGGTCAATCTTGGGAGTGAGCCTTGGTGGGAGCCCTCATCTAGCTGTGGTTAATGGTCTGTCCTTTGTAAACCTAAACCTGCtgtgtttcttttctctcccttgcACATCTGACGAAACCTGGGGATCAGAAGGGAGTATGGCTCAGGACACAGGGCAATATTGGGGTGTCACTTCTGAGCTAACTGGCTACATGTCCCCTCTTGATAGGCTAATTTACAACAACACATCCCGGGCCACCCAGTTTCCTGATGGCGTGGATGTGCGTGTCCCTGGCTTTGGGAAGACCTTCTCATTGGAGTTCTTGGATCCCAGCAAGAGCAGCGTGGGTATGTAGAGCTGGGGCTCTGCTGTACCCCTAGAGTTGGAGGGACCACTTTGGTTTGGAAGGGTGTCCTCTGAGCTGTGTCTGCCCTGTAGCCATCCTCCAGGTACGTGGTTCCAGTGGATGTCATGGTCTCTGTGGCAGGTGTggtatgggtggcaggcactggcTGTGCTTTCTCTAATGCCATGCATTTCTGTTGGCAGGTTCCTATTTCCACACCATGGTGGAGAGCCTTGTGGACTGGGGCTACACGCGGGGTGAGGACGTCCGAGGGGCCCCCTATGACTGGCGCCGAGCCCCAAGTAAGCAGTCACCCTCATTCCTTCCCTGGGGTCTTGGGAGGTAGGGATGATGCAGTCATAGCCACCACTGGCCTTGGGCTCTCCCCTTTCCTGGGTCTCTGGCATGGTCCAGCTCCATAGCCATCACCCCTGTCCTTCCCTGTCCCTAACCCCAGGACCTCTGGGCCTCTGAGCCCTAGGGACAGAAAGTATCCTGggaaagggaggtgggagaggggcagTGGGAAAAGGAGCCCGTTTCCTCCCTTCCTGgaagccggggtgggggaggaccaGACTGCTCCCACTTGCAGTTTAGCGCTGTCCCCACCCACCGAGTCCTGGGTCTGACTTGAGGAATGGTCAGTGGTTTAGGCCCTAGGACCCTTCCCACCTGAcccctgcctggctctggcctgcagaTGAAAACGGGCCCTACTTCCTGGCCCTCCGAGAGATGATCGAGGAGATGCACCAGCTGTATGGGGGCCCTGTGGTGCTGGTTGCCCATAGCATGGGCAACATGTACACGCTCTACTTTCTGCAGCGGCAACCGCAGGCCTGGAAGGACAAGTACATCCGTGCCTTTGTGTCACTAGGCGCGCCCTGGGGGGGCGTGGCCAAGACCCTACGCGTCCTGGCCTCAGGTAAGACTCCCgttggcagggcagggggtgggtagcaggaatgccgtcctctctctgcttccaggaTGTGCTGTGGGCTAGCAGCCTTCATGCCTCTGTTCCTGGGTGggcactcttcctcctccagaatgacatttcttttcttttcttttcttttctttctttttttttttttaattaattaacttatttaaaaggcagaacatcagagagggagagaatgagaaaaatcttccatttccggttcactccccaaatggctacaactagCTTGGGTTAttttaggctgaagccaggagccaggaattccatccaggttcccatatgggtggcaggggcccaggcacttgggtcatcatcttttgccttcctaggggcattaacaggaagctcaattggaagcagagcagccggaatttgcactggcactccaaaatgggatgtcattatcaccagcagcagcttaacccactgtgccacaatgcaggcctgccattctttttcaatttttttttttccaaaagaggatCTAATGCTACTCCTGATCTCACTTCCCTAGTTGATAGCCCTTGTAATTTGTGTAGGTTTCTTATAGCATGTCCCTGGAGGTGCATAACTTTATCCTACAGGTACTTGCTTGTGCGTGGGTGCACAcccacatgtatgcacacacatacacccccagggctcaggcctggctgcccTAATTTGGTTTTTACCCAAAGTCCTTTGAAGGTACCTTTTCATTCcttctcaccctcaccctcacttcTTCATCCTGCCTGGTGCTAGAAAAGGCAGACCAACTGCCGTTTCCTGTTTATGAATTGCACCTCCATCTGTGGGCACAGATAGGGAGTACGTGAGTGCAGCTCTCTCTGGGCCTGCTTGCCAGGCAGTTGAGAAAGTCACCCCCTTCCTGGTCCCTCACCAATCACTTGCCTTGTAGTGACTGTCAGAACCTGCAACCTGCAGCCGTACAGTGGAGCTCTGTGCTTAGGAGCAACCTTGCCTCTCTGCTAGAACTGGCTGGAGTCCCTGTGACCCTCATTTGGGAGCTGTGGTTCAAGACTGTGTCAAGTATCTCAGGAGTTTATTTTCCCTCAAGTCAGCAGCACTGCCTGACCTGTGGGGCCAACTGGTCATTGCCATCAGGTCAGGCCCAGTGCCTCTCCCAGTAGTGACCCTGAATTGACAGTGAGCCTATGGCTCAGATACTCAGATACAGTGAGGGCTCAGCACAGCTACCTGCTCTGTCCAGCCTCTGACCTGGAGGGACAGATATGGGTACCTGCTGAGTCTGGACAGGGAGCCATGGTGGAGTTTGGACCCCAACCCCTCTCCCAGCCAGGAAGCTGTTGCATGAGCCCTGGCAGCCCAAGAGTGGGGGTGTGCTGTGGGGAGGTGGGAGTCCATGGACCTCTAGGGGCCTCCCTTTCCTCAGGGATCCTAAAGCCAGGCTCCAGCAGGCAGAGAGGTCTCCCTCCCTTCAGATACAGGGTTTTGGCCCTATACAGTTCAGGGACCACTGTCCCAAGGCCTCACCGTCTGGTGGGTGCATCTGTGATATTGAAGGACCCTGACTCCTCCAGCagcctcccctcctgccctgtcTCCAGCAGGCCTGGCTGCTCGCGGGCAGGTGACCGGGAGGAGGTCAGGGCTCACTGTGGTGTAAGAGAAAGAGGAACAAGTCTCTGGGCTTCCAACCTGTTGAGTTAGCTTAGGGAAGGTCAGTGCCCACACCTTCCCGGGTAAGCATTCCAAGGAGTTGCTGTTTACAGGGAAGGAGACGTAATAAATCACCCCAGGGTTATTTGGGGGCTAAATTCCTCGTGAGGaaatggcaaaagaaacactaaacCAGGCTTGTGAGTGTGCTTTTCAAATGTTGAAAAAATAAGGAGAAGCCATCAAAGCCCATGCAGGGATGGAAGTTATAATAGCGGTGCAGAAATGAGGGAGTGTTGACTGGACCACTAGCCCGGGTCTGGCCGAGGGCCTGGTGACAAGCGTGGTGCCCAGCGAGCTGGCATTCCTAAGCAAAGACTGATCCAGTGGAGCCGGTgtctgcaccaccagcatcccatgtgggtgctggttcaagacctgactgctccacttctgatctggttctctgctatggtgtgggaaagcagcagaggatggcccaaatccttgggtccttgcaccgatgtgggagacctggaaaaaggtcctggctcctggcttcagatcagcccagctctggccgttgcggccgtttgtggagtgggccagtggatggacgacctctctttttctgcacctgcctttctgtaactccatctttcaaataaatttttaaaaaaaatttttaaaaagactaatctAAGCCCTTTCCCTGCAGGAGACAACAACCGCATCCcagtcattgggcccctgaagATCCGGGAGCAGCAGCGGTCTGCTGTCTCCACCAGCTGGCTGCTGCCCTACAACTATACCTGGTCACCAAAAAAAGTGTTTGTGCACACACCAACAACCAACTACACATTGCAGGACTATCGTCGCTTCTTCCAGGACATTGGCTTTGAAGATGGCTGGCTCATGCGGCAGGACACAGAGGGGCTGGTCGCCATGGTGCCTCCTGGAGTGCCACTGCACTGCCTCTATGGCACCGGTGTGCCCACGCCAGACTCCTTCTACTACGAGAGCTTCCCTGACCGTGACCCTAAAATCTGCTTTGGCGATGGCGATGGCACTGTGAACTTGGAAAGTGCCCTGCAGTGCCTGACCTGGCTCGGCTCCCAGGAGCACCAAGTGTCTTTGCAGGAGCTGCCAGGCAGTGAGCACATCGAGATGCTGGCCAATGCCACCACCCTGGCCTACCTGAAACGTGTTCTCCTTGGGCCTTGATTGCTGTGCCAGGCAGGGACTCTGGATGGCTTGGCCACGAGGCTTCTCTTGGCCTCTGGGGCTGTCATGGCCAAAGTTTGTGACTGATCATGCGAGACTCTGGGTCTCAGGCTGTGAAACACCTGCCATGGGGACGTGCTGTTTCTTATCTTTCCTCTGTGGCagtgaagaaggaagaaggaagtgtGGACGTGAGGGACCACGGACGGGAAGATTGCTGCTGATGGAACTGTGACCTCAGGACTGGCCCAGCGGGGTGGATTGGCTGGCAGCTGGCCCCaatccccagccccagggccacacGTTGCTCCTACCCCTGTGGCCTTTTCACACTTGCCCACTGGGCCCTGGCCCCTCAGGCGACCCCTCCCGTGTGGTAGCCACAGGTTGGTCTGCCACTGGCCATGGGTGGCTGGAGCTGCTGGCTTCCCTGTGGCCTGGCTGGTAGTCCTCCTAACCATGGCTTTCTGGCGACAGCCTAAAgccccctgcaggcaggggcagTTTGTGTTCTCCACAGTCCTGGGGCAGTCACTCTATTCCTCCTACCTCCCTCATGTCGAAGAGTAGCCTAGCCGTGGATTGGGCAGCAGAGGGGCCTCCAGTTCTCCAGGCTGCATCATGGGAACTGTGCTCCTGGTTATATGTTGGCCGCAGTATTGAAGCTGGCTCCCTTCACCTGGGACTGTAGTTCAAGGATGAGAGCAGGGTCCAGTGCCATGGCCATCCAGGTCCTGATGGAGAAAGGGAGTTCAAGGAAGCATCCAAGGCTGTGAAGAGC includes these proteins:
- the PLA2G15 gene encoding lysosomal phospholipase A and acyltransferase isoform X2, whose protein sequence is MLALALASTFGYSSDESALGCPWFLFRAFAESPLMPTRGRANTVACTGWSRSASESAGLRIVSARTLKVWEEPGIGVPGDLGNQLEAKLDKPKVVHYLCSKRTDSYFTLWLNLELLLPVIIDCWIDNIRLIYNNTSRATQFPDGVDVRVPGFGKTFSLEFLDPSKSSVGSYFHTMVESLVDWGYTRGEDVRGAPYDWRRAPNENGPYFLALREMIEEMHQLYGGPVVLVAHSMGNMYTLYFLQRQPQAWKDKYIRAFVSLGAPWGGVAKTLRVLASGDNNRIPVIGPLKIREQQRSAVSTSWLLPYNYTWSPKKVFVHTPTTNYTLQDYRRFFQDIGFEDGWLMRQDTEGLVAMVPPGVPLHCLYGTGVPTPDSFYYESFPDRDPKICFGDGDGTVNLESALQCLTWLGSQEHQVSLQELPGSEHIEMLANATTLAYLKRVLLGP
- the PLA2G15 gene encoding lysosomal phospholipase A and acyltransferase isoform X3, with the protein product MNACLGARFYLRVLQRRSRSASESAGLRIVSARTLKVWEEPGIGVPGDLGNQLEAKLDKPKVVHYLCSKRTDSYFTLWLNLELLLPVIIDCWIDNIRLIYNNTSRATQFPDGVDVRVPGFGKTFSLEFLDPSKSSVGSYFHTMVESLVDWGYTRGEDVRGAPYDWRRAPNENGPYFLALREMIEEMHQLYGGPVVLVAHSMGNMYTLYFLQRQPQAWKDKYIRAFVSLGAPWGGVAKTLRVLASGDNNRIPVIGPLKIREQQRSAVSTSWLLPYNYTWSPKKVFVHTPTTNYTLQDYRRFFQDIGFEDGWLMRQDTEGLVAMVPPGVPLHCLYGTGVPTPDSFYYESFPDRDPKICFGDGDGTVNLESALQCLTWLGSQEHQVSLQELPGSEHIEMLANATTLAYLKRVLLGP
- the PLA2G15 gene encoding lysosomal phospholipase A and acyltransferase isoform X1, which codes for MLALALASTFGYSSDEKIPRGRRIRRWGRPPQGTTLARPDLHPLSLSPWPTRAESALGCPWFLFRAFAESPLMPTRGRANTVACTGWSRSASESAGLRIVSARTLKVWEEPGIGVPGDLGNQLEAKLDKPKVVHYLCSKRTDSYFTLWLNLELLLPVIIDCWIDNIRLIYNNTSRATQFPDGVDVRVPGFGKTFSLEFLDPSKSSVGSYFHTMVESLVDWGYTRGEDVRGAPYDWRRAPNENGPYFLALREMIEEMHQLYGGPVVLVAHSMGNMYTLYFLQRQPQAWKDKYIRAFVSLGAPWGGVAKTLRVLASGDNNRIPVIGPLKIREQQRSAVSTSWLLPYNYTWSPKKVFVHTPTTNYTLQDYRRFFQDIGFEDGWLMRQDTEGLVAMVPPGVPLHCLYGTGVPTPDSFYYESFPDRDPKICFGDGDGTVNLESALQCLTWLGSQEHQVSLQELPGSEHIEMLANATTLAYLKRVLLGP
- the PLA2G15 gene encoding lysosomal phospholipase A and acyltransferase isoform X5, encoding MLALALASTFGYSSDEKIPRGRRIRRWGRPPQGTTLARPDLHPLSLSPWPTRAESALGCPWFLFRAFAESPLMPTRGRANTVACTGWSRSASESAGLRIVSARTLKVWEEPGIGVPGDLGNQLEAKLDKPKVVHYLCSKRTDSYFTLWLNLELLLPVIIDCWIDNIRLIYNNTSRATQFPDGVDVRVPGFGKTFSLEFLDPSKSSVGSYFHTMVESLVDWGYTRGEDVRGAPYDWRRAPTATAGLEGQVHPCLCVTRRALGGRGQDPTRPGLRRQQPHPSHWAPEDPGAAAVCCLHQLAAALQLYLVTKKSVCAHTNNQLHIAGLSSLLPGHWL
- the PLA2G15 gene encoding lysosomal phospholipase A and acyltransferase isoform X6 — translated: MGLRACPCRVAMLLSGLPVLLMLLLAPALQARRRPPVVLVPGDLGNQLEAKLDKPKVVHYLCSKRTDSYFTLWLNLELLLPVIIDCWIDNIRLIYNNTSRATQFPDGVDVRVPGFGKTFSLEFLDPSKSSVGSYFHTMVESLVDWGYTRGEDVRGAPYDWRRAPTATAGLEGQVHPCLCVTRRALGGRGQDPTRPGLRRQQPHPSHWAPEDPGAAAVCCLHQLAAALQLYLVTKKSVCAHTNNQLHIAGLSSLLPGHWL
- the PLA2G15 gene encoding lysosomal phospholipase A and acyltransferase isoform X4, coding for MGLRACPCRVAMLLSGLPVLLMLLLAPALQARRRPPVVLVPGDLGNQLEAKLDKPKVVHYLCSKRTDSYFTLWLNLELLLPVIIDCWIDNIRLIYNNTSRATQFPDGVDVRVPGFGKTFSLEFLDPSKSSVGSYFHTMVESLVDWGYTRGEDVRGAPYDWRRAPNENGPYFLALREMIEEMHQLYGGPVVLVAHSMGNMYTLYFLQRQPQAWKDKYIRAFVSLGAPWGGVAKTLRVLASGDNNRIPVIGPLKIREQQRSAVSTSWLLPYNYTWSPKKVFVHTPTTNYTLQDYRRFFQDIGFEDGWLMRQDTEGLVAMVPPGVPLHCLYGTGVPTPDSFYYESFPDRDPKICFGDGDGTVNLESALQCLTWLGSQEHQVSLQELPGSEHIEMLANATTLAYLKRVLLGP